In a single window of the Bradyrhizobium sp. ORS 285 genome:
- a CDS encoding site-specific integrase: MANITESIIRRALKEVRSTGKQRLLVDGEGHGTGRLALILKPMPTRVTATWMAQQWRDGRRIKTTLGRYPATSLADARAIFDRDYAQLILDGRSVKVARDKRPGTVADLFAGYVSYLKSENKPSWSDVEQQLNKAADVIGRHVPAREVTPDDVLTVLRPIYARGKRSMADHVRCYIRASFSWALKSEHDYRSSSPRRFSLVSNPAVAIPTERKVAGTRWLDEDEFLRLYRWLECPDAPVHPPYTQAVRIIMLTGQRVEEIARLHVHQWDAQEHIIDWSRTKNGKSHAIPVPSMAADLIESIKPNEHGWFFPSAMDPTRPVSAGTLYSFMWRQREREVIPIVTNRDLRRTWKTLAGKAGVPKDIRDRIQNHALHDVSSKSYDRWNYMREKRAGMAKWDRFIRSLLARKAHRPAA, encoded by the coding sequence ATGGCGAACATCACCGAGAGCATCATTCGGCGTGCGCTCAAGGAAGTACGGAGCACGGGCAAGCAGCGGCTGCTAGTCGATGGCGAGGGCCACGGCACTGGACGCCTGGCTCTCATCCTCAAGCCAATGCCTACCCGCGTCACAGCAACCTGGATGGCACAACAGTGGCGCGATGGCCGCAGGATCAAAACGACGCTTGGACGGTACCCGGCGACGTCTCTCGCCGATGCAAGAGCCATCTTCGATCGTGACTATGCTCAACTCATCCTTGATGGGCGTAGCGTCAAGGTCGCGAGAGATAAGCGCCCCGGTACTGTTGCCGATCTTTTCGCTGGCTACGTTTCGTATCTCAAGAGCGAGAACAAACCGTCGTGGTCCGATGTGGAGCAGCAGCTCAATAAGGCGGCCGATGTTATTGGGCGCCATGTGCCGGCCCGCGAGGTGACGCCTGACGACGTACTCACCGTGCTCCGCCCGATTTACGCGCGCGGCAAACGATCGATGGCTGATCATGTCCGCTGCTATATTCGGGCCTCGTTCTCTTGGGCGCTCAAGTCGGAGCACGACTATCGGAGTTCGTCGCCCCGCCGGTTCAGTCTCGTGTCAAATCCTGCCGTCGCTATACCGACCGAGCGAAAGGTCGCCGGAACGCGCTGGCTCGACGAAGATGAATTTTTGCGGCTCTACCGCTGGCTCGAATGTCCCGACGCACCAGTACACCCGCCGTACACGCAGGCAGTCCGCATCATCATGCTTACCGGACAGCGCGTAGAAGAGATAGCGCGCTTGCACGTCCATCAGTGGGACGCGCAGGAACACATCATCGACTGGTCCAGAACGAAAAATGGAAAGTCACACGCCATCCCCGTTCCTTCGATGGCTGCTGATCTCATCGAGAGCATCAAACCGAATGAACACGGGTGGTTTTTCCCGTCCGCGATGGATCCAACAAGGCCAGTGAGCGCAGGTACACTGTACTCGTTCATGTGGAGGCAGCGGGAGCGGGAGGTAATCCCGATCGTCACTAATCGCGACTTGAGGCGCACCTGGAAGACGCTAGCCGGCAAGGCCGGGGTGCCCAAAGATATCCGCGATCGCATTCAGAATCATGCGCTTCACGATGTTAGCTCAAAGAGCTATGACCGCTGGAACTATATGCGGGAGAAGCGTGCCGGTATGGCCAAATGGGACCGCTTCATCCGTTCGCTGCTCGCGAGAAAAGCACACCGCCCGGCAGCCTAA
- a CDS encoding RadC family protein, whose translation MPDKAPAPNDAPPETPHYLGHRQRLRERFHSAGPDALSDYELLEMALFPALPRRDVKPLAKALIKTFGSFAEVIHAPEPRLREIDLVGDAVITQLKLIGAAAHRIAKGEVRQKHALASWQDVITYCRTSMAFAEKEQFRLLFLDKRNQLIADEVQQTGTVDHTPVYPREVIKRALELSATAIILVHNHPTHVSTCMFGHA comes from the coding sequence ATGCCCGACAAAGCCCCTGCCCCGAACGACGCGCCGCCCGAGACGCCGCATTATCTCGGCCACCGCCAGCGGCTGCGCGAGCGCTTCCACTCTGCCGGCCCGGACGCGCTGAGCGACTATGAGCTGCTCGAGATGGCGCTGTTTCCGGCGCTGCCGCGCCGCGACGTCAAGCCGCTCGCGAAGGCGCTGATCAAGACGTTCGGATCGTTCGCCGAGGTGATCCATGCGCCGGAGCCGCGGCTGCGTGAAATCGACCTCGTTGGCGATGCCGTCATTACGCAGCTCAAGCTGATCGGCGCCGCGGCGCACCGCATCGCCAAGGGCGAGGTCCGGCAGAAGCACGCGCTGGCGTCATGGCAGGACGTCATCACCTATTGCCGCACCAGCATGGCGTTTGCCGAGAAGGAGCAGTTCAGGCTGCTGTTCCTCGACAAGCGCAACCAGCTGATCGCCGACGAGGTGCAGCAGACCGGCACCGTCGACCACACGCCGGTCTATCCTCGCGAGGTGATCAAGCGCGCATTGGAGCTGTCGGCCACGGCGATCATCCTGGTGCACAACCATCCCACTCACGTTTCCACGTGCATGTTCGGTCACGCTTAA
- a CDS encoding MAPEG family protein, with amino-acid sequence MAEDAAFRREQRQVAAGMAAAALTAIVAIGLALWQGGGAAQPAAERLATALRLDLFVIVWLLAAIGNVARMRFFSAQDIAGSATTTASEAVRRGNAILQNTLEQVVLAIPVHLGLAAALPQPGLLLVTLVVLFGGGRLLFWLGYARGAAGRAFGFALTFYPTAFALVIGLVLVLTGRSV; translated from the coding sequence ATGGCAGAGGACGCTGCATTCCGGCGTGAGCAGAGACAGGTTGCCGCCGGCATGGCCGCGGCGGCGCTGACCGCGATCGTCGCCATAGGTCTGGCGCTGTGGCAAGGCGGCGGTGCCGCGCAGCCGGCCGCCGAGCGGCTGGCCACAGCGCTGCGGCTCGATCTGTTCGTGATCGTCTGGCTGCTCGCCGCGATCGGCAACGTCGCCCGGATGCGCTTCTTCTCGGCGCAGGACATCGCCGGCAGCGCGACCACCACGGCAAGCGAGGCCGTCCGGCGCGGCAATGCAATCCTGCAGAACACGCTGGAGCAGGTCGTGCTCGCGATCCCCGTGCATCTCGGCCTGGCGGCGGCGCTGCCGCAGCCCGGGCTGCTGCTGGTCACGCTCGTCGTACTGTTCGGCGGCGGCCGCCTGCTGTTCTGGCTCGGCTATGCCAGGGGCGCAGCGGGCCGCGCCTTCGGCTTTGCGCTGACCTTCTATCCGACGGCGTTCGCGCTCGTCATCGGCCTCGTCCTGGTGCTGACCGGCCGCAGCGTCTAA
- a CDS encoding alpha/beta hydrolase — translation MARFSVRTSGFPEIRRDGEPCPLPLRKGLALLVYLAEAKGAVARDVAATMFWPDSADDVARTRLRRLLHRVQLALGDGVLATDRTSLRWSESVAVEVDAQQFEAACDRGDFTLACRLYAGDFLDGFTPGACPQFDEWAFFRREALRGRAVQALERVVQDSSAAGDYATAVAHARRLVALDSLSEVYGRALIRSLMLAGDRTGAERQLEALTQQLRDELGVAPEPETRALLNASTRIAEPPATRYVGGGGVHLAYQTYGAGPVDILLLPGFVSHVERVWEEPRSRALLSALAAMGRLILFDRRGIGLSDRVGFSPSVDATSSDIETVLDAAGSRRIVLLGASEGGPACITFAAHHPERVAGLILFASLAKGSATPDYPHALQARQYDMWLRQLVTDWGGPAGIEAFAPSLAGDPQARAWWAGLLRAASSPGAIKGLLEAFRDTDVRHLLGRVAVPTLVLHRRDDRAVLVGAGRHLASHIRQARFVELDGADHWMFAGAQQPVLASIADFIAGLPARAG, via the coding sequence ATGGCCCGGTTCAGCGTACGGACATCAGGCTTCCCGGAGATTCGCCGGGACGGCGAGCCGTGCCCGCTGCCGCTGCGCAAGGGGCTCGCGCTGCTGGTCTACCTCGCCGAGGCCAAAGGCGCCGTTGCGCGCGACGTCGCCGCGACGATGTTCTGGCCTGACAGTGCCGACGACGTGGCGCGAACGCGGCTGCGCCGCCTGCTGCACCGGGTCCAGCTCGCCCTCGGCGACGGCGTTCTCGCCACCGACCGCACGAGCTTGCGCTGGTCTGAGTCGGTCGCGGTGGAGGTCGACGCCCAGCAGTTCGAAGCGGCCTGTGATCGCGGCGACTTCACGCTGGCCTGCCGCCTCTACGCGGGCGACTTCCTCGACGGCTTCACGCCCGGCGCATGTCCGCAATTCGACGAATGGGCCTTCTTCCGGCGCGAAGCGTTGCGCGGCCGGGCCGTGCAAGCCTTGGAGCGCGTGGTCCAGGACAGCAGCGCCGCCGGCGACTACGCCACCGCCGTGGCCCATGCCCGCCGCCTCGTCGCGCTCGATTCCCTCAGCGAGGTCTATGGCCGGGCACTGATCCGCAGCCTGATGCTCGCGGGCGACCGCACCGGCGCCGAGCGCCAGCTCGAGGCTCTGACGCAGCAGCTTCGCGATGAGCTCGGTGTGGCGCCCGAGCCGGAAACCCGTGCGCTGCTGAATGCGTCGACGCGCATCGCGGAGCCGCCGGCCACGCGCTATGTCGGCGGCGGCGGCGTTCATCTCGCCTATCAGACCTACGGCGCGGGGCCGGTCGACATTCTCTTGCTGCCGGGCTTCGTCTCGCATGTCGAGCGCGTCTGGGAGGAGCCGCGCAGCCGGGCGCTGCTGTCCGCGCTCGCCGCGATGGGCCGGCTGATCCTGTTCGACCGCCGCGGCATCGGCCTGTCCGACCGGGTCGGCTTCAGCCCGAGTGTGGACGCCACCAGCAGCGACATCGAAACCGTGCTCGACGCCGCCGGCAGCCGCCGCATTGTGCTGCTCGGCGCCTCCGAAGGTGGACCAGCCTGCATCACGTTCGCCGCCCATCACCCGGAGCGCGTCGCCGGCCTGATTCTGTTCGCCTCGCTCGCCAAGGGCAGCGCGACACCCGACTATCCGCACGCATTGCAAGCCCGCCAATACGACATGTGGCTGCGGCAGCTGGTGACCGACTGGGGCGGCCCCGCCGGCATCGAGGCGTTTGCGCCGAGCCTCGCCGGCGATCCGCAGGCGCGGGCCTGGTGGGCCGGCCTGCTGCGGGCGGCCTCGAGCCCCGGCGCCATCAAGGGGCTGCTCGAAGCTTTCAGGGACACGGACGTCCGCCATCTGCTCGGCCGGGTCGCCGTGCCGACTTTGGTGCTGCATCGTCGCGATGATCGCGCGGTGCTGGTTGGGGCCGGCCGGCACCTCGCCAGCCACATCCGCCAGGCACGGTTCGTCGAACTCGACGGCGCCGATCACTGGATGTTCGCCGGCGCGCAGCAGCCGGTGCTCGCCAGCATCGCGGACTTCATCGCGGGTCTGCCGGCGCGAGCGGGATAG
- the mddA gene encoding methanethiol S-methyltransferase, which yields MFARLLILFYAATSYAVFLVSFVWALGFVGNYDLLASKTIDIGAPSDPVDAVVINGLLLGLFAIQHSVMARPGFKRVWMRIIPKAAERSTYVLLSSLILLLLFWQWRPIPAPVWHVQGAAAVLLTGIQWLGWLIALASTYMIDHFDLFGLRQALSAMRGAQPPAQPFKTPLLYRLVRHPLMLGFLLAFWATPVMSLGHLLFAALSTGYILVGLWLEERDLVAQFGEAYQRYRRRVPMLLPRLIGGRQSSEADGEISEVR from the coding sequence ATGTTCGCACGTCTCCTCATCCTGTTCTACGCCGCCACGAGCTATGCCGTCTTCCTTGTGTCGTTCGTGTGGGCGCTTGGTTTCGTCGGCAATTATGACCTGCTCGCATCCAAGACGATCGACATCGGAGCGCCGTCCGATCCCGTCGATGCTGTCGTCATCAACGGGCTGTTGCTCGGCCTGTTCGCGATCCAGCACAGCGTGATGGCGCGGCCCGGCTTCAAGCGTGTCTGGATGCGGATCATTCCCAAGGCCGCCGAGCGCAGCACCTATGTGCTGCTGTCCAGCCTGATCCTGCTGCTGCTGTTCTGGCAGTGGCGCCCGATCCCGGCACCCGTCTGGCATGTTCAGGGCGCTGCTGCGGTGCTGCTGACCGGCATCCAATGGCTCGGCTGGCTGATCGCGCTGGCCTCGACCTACATGATCGATCATTTCGATCTGTTCGGGCTGCGCCAGGCGCTGTCGGCGATGCGCGGCGCACAGCCGCCGGCGCAGCCGTTCAAGACGCCGCTGCTGTATCGCCTGGTCCGGCATCCGCTGATGCTCGGGTTCCTGCTGGCGTTCTGGGCGACGCCTGTGATGAGCCTCGGGCATCTGCTGTTCGCCGCGCTCAGCACCGGCTACATCCTGGTCGGGCTGTGGCTTGAGGAGCGCGATCTGGTCGCGCAGTTCGGCGAGGCCTATCAGCGCTACCGCCGCCGGGTTCCGATGCTGTTGCCGCGGCTGATCGGCGGCCGGCAGAGCTCCGAGGCGGACGGGGAAATCAGCGAGGTGCGTTAG
- a CDS encoding MFS transporter yields MTTVTSESADSLSSWITLLLAFSCGLIVANIYYAQPLIGPISADLGLPPQLAGLLVTMSQIGYGAGLLLIVPLGDLIENRKLVIVTMAVGAAALACAALATSPATFLFSALLIGVGSVAVQILIPYAGHMAPEAIRGRTVGNVSTGLMLGIMLARPVASFVAAHASWHVIYAASALAMVILAVVLRVALPPREPAARLSYGQLLGSMVELYRDTPALRRRALYQAALFSCFSVFWTTSPLLLAGPDFRMSQSGIALFALVGVGGAIMAPIAGRIADRGWTRPASVAAMLLCLIGFALTLVFPLGSTGSLTTLVIAAIAIDCGVQLNLILGYRVLFVLGAGHRSRLNGLYMTTFFVAGAAGSGIGAYAYAHGGWMLAAALGIALPVAALAYFMTEPR; encoded by the coding sequence TTGACCACCGTCACGTCCGAGAGCGCCGACAGCCTCTCGAGCTGGATCACGCTGCTATTGGCCTTTTCCTGCGGGCTGATCGTCGCCAACATCTACTATGCGCAGCCGCTGATCGGGCCGATCAGCGCCGATCTCGGCCTGCCGCCGCAGCTTGCGGGGCTGCTCGTGACCATGAGCCAGATCGGTTATGGCGCGGGGCTTTTGCTGATCGTCCCGCTCGGCGACCTCATCGAGAACCGCAAGCTCGTCATCGTCACCATGGCCGTCGGCGCGGCCGCGCTGGCCTGCGCGGCGCTGGCGACGAGCCCCGCGACGTTCCTGTTCTCGGCGCTGCTGATCGGCGTCGGCTCGGTCGCGGTGCAGATCCTGATTCCCTATGCCGGGCACATGGCGCCGGAGGCGATCCGCGGCCGCACCGTCGGCAACGTCTCGACCGGGCTGATGCTCGGCATCATGCTGGCGCGCCCGGTGGCGAGCTTCGTCGCCGCGCATGCCTCGTGGCACGTGATCTATGCGGCGTCGGCGCTCGCCATGGTCATCCTGGCCGTGGTGCTGCGCGTCGCGCTGCCGCCGCGTGAGCCCGCGGCGCGGCTGAGCTACGGCCAATTGCTCGGCTCGATGGTCGAGCTCTATCGCGATACGCCGGCGCTGCGCCGCCGCGCGCTGTATCAGGCCGCGTTGTTCAGCTGCTTCAGCGTGTTCTGGACCACCTCGCCGCTGCTGCTGGCCGGGCCCGATTTCCGGATGTCGCAGTCAGGCATCGCCTTGTTTGCGCTGGTCGGAGTTGGCGGCGCGATCATGGCGCCGATCGCCGGCCGCATCGCCGATCGCGGCTGGACACGGCCGGCCTCGGTCGCCGCGATGCTGCTCTGCCTGATCGGCTTTGCGCTGACGCTGGTGTTTCCGCTGGGGAGCACCGGCTCGCTCACGACGCTCGTCATCGCCGCCATCGCGATCGATTGCGGCGTGCAGCTCAATCTCATTCTCGGCTATCGCGTGCTGTTCGTGCTCGGGGCCGGACATCGCAGCCGGCTCAACGGCCTCTATATGACGACGTTCTTCGTCGCCGGCGCGGCCGGCTCCGGCATCGGCGCCTACGCCTATGCCCATGGCGGCTGGATGCTCGCGGCCGCCTTGGGCATCGCGCTGCCGGTCGCGGCGCTCGCTTATTTCATGACGGAGCCGCGCTGA
- a CDS encoding intradiol ring-cleavage dioxygenase gives MTIATRRGVIGLLSASAALLTSRGPAAAQTQAASTLADDACILTPQSESGPYYLDPKLVRADIAEGRPGVPLALRLRVIEAGACTPISGARVDVWHCDARGIYSGYPGQGDNHKLDQSGKTFLRGTQMADAAGWAGFTTIYPGWYAGRATHVHFRVFVDDATVLTGQTFFPEALNEFIYTNVPDYTGRPKQRLVINANDRVATEADPDHRAYCAIKEERDRYLATLTLAVSRKPAAAVEMPTGKLPPAPWIKDRLAALVPGLKRSPF, from the coding sequence CTGACCATCGCAACCCGCCGCGGCGTCATCGGCCTTCTTTCAGCGAGCGCAGCGCTGCTGACCTCGCGCGGCCCCGCGGCCGCGCAGACGCAAGCTGCCTCGACGCTCGCCGACGACGCCTGCATCCTGACGCCGCAATCGGAATCAGGGCCTTATTATCTCGACCCCAAGCTGGTGCGCGCCGATATCGCCGAGGGCCGGCCCGGCGTGCCGCTCGCCTTGCGGCTGCGCGTGATCGAGGCCGGCGCATGCACGCCGATATCAGGTGCGCGGGTCGATGTCTGGCACTGTGATGCCCGCGGCATCTATTCGGGCTATCCGGGCCAGGGCGACAATCACAAGCTCGACCAGAGCGGCAAGACGTTTTTGCGCGGCACCCAGATGGCCGATGCCGCGGGATGGGCCGGCTTCACCACCATCTATCCCGGCTGGTATGCGGGCCGCGCGACGCATGTCCATTTCAGGGTGTTCGTCGACGACGCGACGGTGCTGACGGGCCAGACCTTCTTTCCCGAAGCGCTGAACGAGTTCATCTACACCAACGTGCCGGACTACACGGGCCGGCCGAAACAGCGCCTCGTCATCAACGCCAATGACCGCGTCGCCACCGAGGCCGATCCTGATCACCGGGCCTATTGCGCGATCAAGGAGGAGCGCGATCGTTACCTCGCGACCTTGACGCTCGCCGTGAGCCGCAAGCCGGCCGCCGCCGTCGAGATGCCCACCGGGAAGCTGCCGCCGGCGCCGTGGATCAAGGACCGGCTGGCCGCGCTGGTGCCCGGGCTGAAACGCAGCCCGTTCTGA
- the map gene encoding type I methionyl aminopeptidase translates to MSYIEATDTAARKNGQIKLHGPSGFAGMRTAGALVSKCLDALTDIVKPGVPTSRIDDVVREFAFSHGAYPATLMYRGYRYSTCTSINHVVCHGMPNDRPLKEGDIINVDVTFIVDGWYGDSSRMYAIGPISRKAERLIEVTYESMMRGIAAVKPGATTGDIGHAIQSFVEPQGMSVVRDFCGHGLGRLFHDEPNIIHVGRPGEGVLLKPGMFFTIEPMINLGKPHVKILSDGWTAVTRDRSLSAQFEHSVGVTNDGVEIFTLSERHGEKPLTQV, encoded by the coding sequence ATGAGCTACATCGAAGCCACCGACACCGCTGCGCGCAAGAACGGCCAGATCAAGCTGCATGGGCCGAGCGGCTTTGCCGGCATGCGCACGGCCGGCGCGCTGGTGTCGAAGTGCCTCGATGCGCTCACCGACATCGTCAAGCCGGGCGTGCCGACCTCGCGAATCGACGATGTCGTGCGCGAGTTCGCCTTCAGCCACGGCGCCTATCCGGCGACCTTGATGTATCGCGGCTATCGCTACTCGACCTGCACGTCGATCAATCACGTCGTCTGTCACGGCATGCCGAACGACCGTCCGTTGAAGGAAGGCGACATCATCAATGTCGACGTCACCTTCATCGTCGACGGCTGGTACGGCGATTCCAGCCGCATGTATGCGATCGGCCCGATCTCGCGCAAAGCCGAGCGGCTGATCGAGGTCACCTACGAATCGATGATGCGCGGCATCGCCGCGGTGAAGCCCGGCGCCACCACCGGCGACATCGGCCACGCCATCCAGAGTTTCGTCGAGCCGCAGGGCATGAGCGTGGTGCGCGATTTCTGCGGACACGGCCTCGGCCGGCTGTTCCACGACGAGCCGAACATCATCCATGTCGGCCGTCCCGGCGAGGGCGTGCTGCTCAAGCCCGGCATGTTCTTCACCATCGAGCCGATGATCAATCTCGGCAAGCCGCATGTGAAGATCCTGTCCGACGGCTGGACCGCGGTCACGCGCGACCGCTCGCTGTCGGCGCAGTTCGAGCATTCGGTCGGCGTGACCAATGACGGCGTCGAGATCTTCACATTGTCCGAGCGTCATGGCGAGAAGCCGCTGACGCAGGTGTGA
- a CDS encoding response regulator transcription factor, producing MSRRALDIDILPVPSLPADVPDAVMGKIRIVIVSETRVFREALGARLGQNDRLEVIDTVDHRGALGLVALARPHLVLLDVGEWHGLERATALLREQPDLEILAIGVPEIAAPALSAIGRGIAGCVPRDGSIDDVIAEVDRLTAGGRSEQISIVVAPEVQPDPVPPLPATKSRLGELTPRECEILQMIEVGLSNKEIARNLRIEVGTVKNHVHNILEKLNVRRRNQAAHRLRAHHQRQGG from the coding sequence ATGTCGCGACGTGCCCTCGACATCGACATCCTGCCGGTTCCCTCGCTTCCGGCAGACGTGCCCGACGCGGTCATGGGCAAGATCCGCATTGTGATCGTCAGCGAAACGCGGGTGTTTCGCGAGGCCCTCGGCGCAAGGCTGGGACAGAACGACCGGCTCGAGGTGATCGATACGGTCGATCACCGCGGCGCTCTCGGCCTCGTTGCGCTGGCTCGTCCGCATCTGGTTCTGCTCGATGTCGGCGAATGGCACGGTCTGGAGCGCGCGACGGCGCTGCTGCGCGAGCAGCCGGATCTGGAGATCCTCGCCATCGGCGTCCCCGAGATCGCAGCGCCCGCCTTGTCGGCGATCGGCCGCGGCATCGCCGGCTGCGTGCCGCGCGACGGATCGATCGACGACGTCATCGCCGAGGTCGACCGGCTGACCGCCGGCGGCCGCAGCGAGCAGATCTCGATCGTGGTCGCGCCGGAGGTGCAGCCCGATCCGGTCCCGCCGCTCCCTGCGACGAAATCGCGGTTGGGCGAACTGACGCCGCGCGAGTGCGAGATCCTGCAGATGATCGAGGTGGGATTGTCGAACAAGGAGATCGCACGGAATCTTCGGATCGAGGTCGGCACGGTCAAGAACCACGTGCACAACATTCTCGAGAAGCTCAACGTGCGTCGGCGCAACCAGGCGGCCCACCGGCTGCGGGCGCATCACCAGCGGCAAGGCGGCTAA
- a CDS encoding S8 family serine peptidase: protein MADNNASDNSSGKGANGRGNAAPNKTDAAAPTVEPTVKARRSRFLVAARPLPGVQPMAVDAIATTLNNMPDVQIIKQVKPSGFGALSAGGGGGGMPEIVVAEMDPARGAALRASAPPNVIVEHDALLRHADDLSMAFNNAMTMQPGIGIDVRLRVVGANGQPLPKATVYVYGLGFPGQGVTDDKGEVTVTVFGGPLETIQAIYVKPSANYWDRMFERPALSDGINTLQLQSFAATFQGFPGAPYVGWGQQLMKLDQLDPSLTGQGVKVGIIDSGCDSSHPQLTHVTRGMDFTNNKDGASWTRDTMSHGTHCAGIITAALSGQMKAVRGFAPMAEVHALKVFPGGRFSDLIDALDQAIARGIDVVNMSLGSSEQSELVAHKLIEARQNGVACIVAAGNASGPVQFPGNQPSVLTVSAIGKLGEFPDDSYHARTVVPNMVAGAMFSPRFTCFGPQVAVAGPGVAILSTVPGGGYAAWDGTSMATPHITGMAALLLAHHPMFRDAAKARNEQRVSQLYQLLASTGVRYLGDPTREGVGVPDLQRVAGLSAAPQTGNMATASAAPSLGNISFGVPFQGSPFANAFLQPQMINPALLQGFLQMRNAGLI, encoded by the coding sequence ATGGCCGACAACAATGCGAGCGATAATTCGTCCGGAAAAGGCGCCAATGGCCGCGGCAATGCCGCCCCCAACAAGACCGATGCGGCGGCGCCGACGGTGGAGCCCACGGTGAAGGCGAGACGATCGCGCTTCCTGGTCGCGGCGCGTCCGCTGCCCGGCGTGCAGCCGATGGCGGTCGACGCGATCGCGACGACCCTCAACAACATGCCGGATGTCCAGATCATCAAGCAGGTGAAGCCGAGCGGCTTCGGCGCCTTGTCCGCCGGCGGTGGCGGCGGCGGGATGCCGGAGATCGTGGTGGCCGAGATGGACCCGGCACGCGGCGCGGCGCTGCGGGCCAGCGCGCCGCCGAACGTCATCGTCGAGCACGACGCGCTGCTGCGTCACGCCGATGATCTGTCGATGGCCTTCAACAACGCCATGACGATGCAGCCCGGCATCGGCATCGACGTACGGCTGCGCGTCGTCGGAGCCAACGGACAGCCGCTGCCCAAGGCGACCGTCTACGTCTACGGGCTCGGCTTCCCCGGCCAGGGCGTGACTGACGACAAGGGCGAGGTCACGGTGACCGTGTTCGGCGGACCACTGGAGACGATCCAGGCGATCTACGTTAAGCCGAGCGCCAATTACTGGGATCGCATGTTCGAGCGCCCGGCGCTCTCCGACGGCATCAATACGCTGCAGCTGCAGTCGTTCGCCGCGACCTTCCAAGGCTTCCCCGGCGCGCCCTATGTCGGCTGGGGGCAGCAGCTGATGAAGCTCGATCAGCTCGATCCGTCACTGACCGGCCAGGGCGTCAAGGTCGGAATCATCGACTCCGGCTGCGACAGCAGCCATCCGCAGCTCACCCACGTCACCCGCGGCATGGACTTCACCAACAACAAAGACGGCGCGAGCTGGACCCGGGACACGATGTCCCATGGCACGCATTGTGCCGGCATCATCACCGCGGCCCTCTCAGGCCAGATGAAGGCGGTGCGCGGCTTTGCGCCGATGGCCGAGGTGCACGCGCTGAAGGTGTTCCCCGGGGGCCGCTTCAGCGATCTGATTGACGCGCTCGACCAGGCGATCGCGCGCGGCATCGACGTCGTCAACATGAGCCTCGGCAGCAGCGAGCAGTCCGAGCTCGTCGCGCACAAGCTGATCGAGGCGCGGCAGAACGGCGTCGCCTGCATCGTGGCGGCCGGCAATGCCAGCGGTCCGGTGCAGTTCCCCGGCAATCAGCCGTCGGTTCTCACCGTGTCGGCGATCGGCAAGCTCGGTGAGTTTCCTGACGACAGCTATCACGCCCGCACGGTCGTACCGAACATGGTGGCCGGCGCGATGTTCTCGCCGCGCTTCACCTGCTTCGGGCCGCAGGTCGCGGTGGCGGGTCCGGGCGTCGCCATTCTCTCGACCGTGCCCGGCGGCGGCTACGCGGCCTGGGACGGCACCTCGATGGCCACGCCGCACATCACCGGCATGGCCGCGCTGCTGCTCGCCCATCACCCGATGTTCCGCGACGCGGCCAAGGCTCGCAACGAGCAGCGCGTGTCGCAGCTGTACCAGTTGCTCGCCAGCACGGGCGTGCGCTATCTCGGCGATCCCACCCGCGAAGGCGTTGGCGTGCCGGACCTGCAGCGCGTCGCCGGTCTCAGCGCAGCGCCGCAGACCGGCAACATGGCCACCGCGTCGGCGGCGCCGTCCCTCGGCAATATCAGCTTCGGCGTGCCGTTTCAGGGCTCGCCCTTCGCGAACGCCTTCCTGCAGCCGCAGATGATCAACCCGGCGCTGTTGCAGGGCTTCCTGCAGATGCGCAACGCCGGGCTGATCTGA